The genomic interval GTATGAATTGCGGAGTACCCTTTTGCCATAGCGGCTGTCCGCTGGGGAATATCATTCCCGAATTCAATGATGCCGTGTATCGTCAGAATTGGCAGGAAGCGTATGAGATCCTTGCATCGACCAATAACTTCCCCGAGTTCACCGGAAGGATCTGTCCGGCCCCCTGCGAAAGCGCCTGTGTGCTGGGTATCAACCAACCTCCGGTGGCGATTGAAGAGATCGAGAAACACATCATCGAAATGGCTTTTCAAAAAGGGTTGGTCAAAACCAGGAAACCACATTTGCGAAGCGGTAAAAAAGTAGCGGTTATTGGATCAGGTCCTGCGGGATTGGCGGCCGCCGCACAATTGAATTATGCCGGTCACCAGGTAACGGTTTATGAAAGGGATGATGAACCAGGAGGATTATTGCGCTATGGTATCCCTGATTTTAAATTGGAGAAATGGGTGGTGGAACGCCGGGTGAAACTGATGGAGGAAGAAGGAGTGGTGTTCAAATGTAGGCAGCATGTAGGGGTGAATGTGAGCATCAATGACCTCTTGCGCGAAAATCATGCAATCGTGCTGGCAGGTGGGTCAACCAAACCCCGCGACCTGCCCGTTCCCGGACGTGAACTTAAGGGTGTTTATTTCGCGATGCAATTTCTCAAGCAACAAAATAAACGCGTATCCGGAAAAGACCCGCTGGATGGTGGCGGTATCGAAAGCAATATCTGGACCGATGAATTATTTGCCACCGGAAAGAATGTCCTCGTGATCGGTGGTGGAGATACCGGAAGTGATTGTGTAGGCACTTCCAATCGCCAGGGCGCAAAGTTGGTCACACAATTTGAACTATTACCCAAACCACCGGAAGGAAGGACATCGACCATGCCCTGGCCCACCTATCCGATGACCCTTAAAACCTCTTCTTCGCATGAGGAAGGATGCGAAAGAGAATGGGCCGTAGCCACCAAGGCATTTATTGGTGACGATCAGGGAAACCTGAAAGCTGTAAGGGTAGTGGACCTGGAATGGAAGGCTTCTGAAGACGGACGCCCGGCAGGCTTTACCGAAAGGGAAGGTTCAGAAAGAGAAATACCCTGTGAACTCGCATTACTTGCTATGGGATTTGTACACCCCCAACATGATGGCCTCCTCAATGAACTTGAAGTGGAACTGGATGAGCGTGGGAATGTACGTGCGCTGGAAAAGAATTATCAAACCAATATCCCTCGCATTTTCACGGCCGGTGATATGCGACGTGGCCAGAGCCTGGTGGTGTGGGCCATCTCCGAAGGGCGCGAATGTGCCCGTAGGGTAGACATGTTCCTGAATGGGGGCCATTCGGTCCTGGAAAGCAAGGACACCTCCATTTTACATACATTATAATATTTACTATATAAATAATTTTCAATAAAAGGGCAATTTGCCCTTTTTTTATTTAATGTTTTATTCACATTATTAAAAATAAAATATATAAAATAAACAAGTGTTAGTTGTTTTCATAGGTATTTTTAGCATTATCGATAATATTATTTTTAATTGTTATCTATCTAAAACAACTAAACTATGAGTAAGGCTACTGCGAAACAAATTGCACCCTTCCTGATCTTGGCCCTGGTAGCGATAGGTGCCATTTTCATTTCTCCGATTGCTGATTTTGCCGACGCGACGAAATACAATGGGGCCGATACGGCCTGGATCATTGTAGCCACAGCCCTGGTGTTTTTGATGACACCCGGACTTGCGTTTTTTTATGGTGGGATGGTTCACCGCAAGAACGTGATCTCTACCATGATCAAAAGTGTGGTGGCAGCCGGGGTGGTCAGCATCATTTGGGTGGTGGCTGGCTATAGCCTGGCCTTTGGCGAATCGGTCAACGGGTTAATTGGAAACCCGATGACGCATTTATTCTTCAAAGGCGTGAATTCGGGGGAACCCTGGGGACTGGCGCCCACGATTCCAAAGACCCTGTTCTCTTTGTTCCAGCTCATGTTCGCCATCATTACTCCCGGACTGGTAGTAGGGGCGGTGGCAGAGCGTATCCGTTTCACCTCGTACATTTTGTTCATTGCCTTATTCAGCGTTCTGGTATATGCACCACTGGCCCACTGGAGCTGGCATCCCGATGGCATCCTTTTCAAAATGGGTGCGCTTGACTTTGCCGGAGGTACTGTAGTACATATTTCTGCTGGTTGCGCCGCTCTTGCGGGTGTGCTGGTGCTGAAAAGAAGACAAGCCCATATTGAGCAGCGTGAAATTCCACCGGCCAATATTCCTTATGTATTAATTGGAACAGGTTTGCTGTGGTTTGGTTGGTTTGGTTTCAACGCCGGTTCGGCCCTGGGTGCCAACGCACTTTCGGTTTCTGCCTTTGCAACAACCAATACAGCAGCTGCTGCGGCCGGTCTCTCCTGGATGTTCTTTGATGTATTACGTGGAAAAAAACCCTCCGTACTTGGATTCTGTATTGGAGCGGTTGTCGGTTTGGTCGCCATCACGCCGGCTGCCGGTTTTGTGGCCATTCCGCAGAGCATCTTTATCGGCTTTATTGCCGCAATCGTGTCCAACATCGCCGTACACTATAAACAAAAATCAAAACTGGATGATACTCTGGATGTATTCCCCTGTCATGGACTGGGTGGTATGGTAGGTATGATCCTGACGGGCGTATTCGCTACAAAAACCGTAAATGCCGCTGGTAACGATGGTCTGTTCTATGGCAACCCAAGCTTTTTCTTTACCCAGTTAAAAGCCATGGCCCTCGCCGTTACCTACAGCTTTGTAGTGTCTTACGCCATTTTCAAATTCATCAACTTCATCCTGCCCCTTCGTGTAACCTCCGAAGAGGAAGAAGAAGGTCTGGATTCCACACAACACAATGAGAAGTATGTTCAGGGAACCCTGCTCGTACACAACAATGGTAAGGTGGAAGAAAAACAAAATGAAGGTGCCCATTAATAGAAAAAGGCACAGCTAATGATAATGACTTCTCGCAAAAGTCCTTATCGCCGTACCCTTTTCCTTAACACTTAAAATGCATAACAATGTTACGAAAAATTTCATTGCTCGGATCGGCTATTCTTTTATCTCAGGCCCTATTTTCGCAGGATTCCACAGCGGAAAAACCCAAACCCGTGATTACCGGGAGCGTGGATGCCTATTACCGCTATAACTTCCAGAACGCCAAGGATGACGGCGATTTCAATAATTTCACCAGCTTTACCAATTCCCAGAACTCCTTTGAATTGGGGATGGCCTCCATTAAGATCGACCACAGCGTTGGCAAGGTAGGAGGTGTACTCGACCTGGGATTTGGACGCCGTGCCCAGGAATTCACCTATATCGAAGGTGATCCTGATGAGGATGCGAATGGCTTTTTTAGCCTTGCCGCGATCAAACAGGCCTATGTGACCTATGCCCCTTCGGACAAGGTAAAATTCACCCTGGGTAAATTTGGTACCCATGTAGGATATGAACTGCTTGATCCGCAATTGAACCGGAATTACAGCATGGGCTATATGTTCTCTTATGGGCCCTTTTTCCATACCGGTTTAAAAGCCGATTTCAGCATCAGTGATAATTTTAGTTTTATGCTGGGTGTAGCTAATCCTACTGACCTGACCACCGCCAGCTTTGAAAAGAAATTCATCCTCGGTCAACTCCATGGAGCCAGTTCAAGCGGCAACCTCAGTGCTTATCTGAACTTTGTGGGTGGAAAGGATAACTCCAATGTTAGTTCCTCCCAGTTCGATGCCGTGGTAACAGGTAAAGTATCCGATAAATTTAGTATCGGATATAATGGAACTGTGAAATCCGTTAAATACATGGGAACAAGTGATTCCTGGTGGGGATCGGCACTCTACCTGAATGTAGATCCTTGTGATGGGTTTGGATTGACCCTCCGGGGAGAATATTTCGACGATAAAAAGGATGTGGCTGGTTTTGGAACTTCCTTTTTCGCCACCACTTTATCGGGGAATGTACGTCTCGGCAACCTGACCTTTATCCCCGAACTCCGCCTGGATTCCGCTAAGGATCCGGCCTTTACCAAAAATGATGGGTCTTCTACGAAAAGCGCGGCGAGCTTCATCTTCGCAGCAGTCTATTCGTTCTAAGAAGATATAGTATTATACCGCTTTCAATTGGCAAGCAATCGTTGGATACGTCCCCCATTTCTATGGGGGATTCTTTTTTTTGGGAGGGCGGAGGATGGAGGATGGAGGTTGGATGTTGGATGTTGGATGTTGGATGACGGATGACAGATGACAGATGACGGAGGTTGGATGTTGGATGATGGATGTTGGATGTTGGATGACAGATGACAGATGACAGAGTGTGGCTGTGCGAGACCTCTGGTCTCGCACGATTGTCTTGTCGCCTCTGGCGACTCGAATTACAACAATTTCCTTTTAATAATTTTAATTTTTGTCGCCAGAGGCGACGGGAGAAAAGTGCGAGACCAGAGGTCTCGCACAGCCACACTCCGTCATCCAACATCCAACATCCCTTCTCCGTCATCCGTCATCCGTCATCCAACATCCAACATCCATCATCCCTCCCCCGCCCTACGCCGAATTCCTTCCGGCATTAATAATTCCAAACGAACACCGCATCACCAATTTCCCCAGTGTATGCTTGATAGGAGCATCTACCAATGATTCTTCCATCTTCCGTACTTTGGTAATGGCGAATTGCTGAATGGTCAGCAGAGGCAGCATGATCCGCTCACGCATTTGGATCGATAATTTATCAACCGGAAAATCAGACATGGGTTCCTGCCCGGAGAGTATATGCAGGTATTGACGGGTCAATTCATATTCCCGGTGGATCATTTCCCATATCTCCCCATATTTGGGGTGGCTACGCAGAAAACTGGTCAATGGGAAAAAGCATTTCATCATCGACATCTCACAATTATCCAGCAGGGTTTTAAAGAACCGGGAATCCCGATATAGTTTTTTTAACGCCGGTATATGCCCGCGTTTGTCCATTTCCTGTAAGGCCGAACCTACACCATAATAACCAGTTACATTTTGCTTTAACTGGCTCCAGGAACCCACAAAGGGGATCGCCCGAAGGTCTTTTAACTCCAGCCTCGAAGAGGCACCGCGTTTGGCCGGACGGCTGCCAATATTTGTTTCACTGTAAAAACGCAAGGGACTGGCATGGGCCAGATAGTCGAGGAAATAGGGATGTCCCTTTAAGTCAGAATAGGCGGCATAGCTGACTTCGGATAATTGTTGCATCAAACCATCCTCATCCGGACTAAAGGTCTTCTCTTTTTTGGTAAACACTTCACTGGTGACTCCGGCGTGGATCAGCTTTTCCATATTGTATTGGGCCGAGTCGATGATCCCAAAATTCGAACTGACAGTTTGCCCCTGAATGGTAAGCTGGATCTCCTTATTCGAAATATCCGTTCCCATGGAGGAGTAAAAGCGATGGGTCTTGCCACCACCTCTCGCCGGTGGACCGCCACGTCCGTCAAAGAACAACACATCGATACCAAACTCATTGGATATGCGGGTGAGGGTTTCCTTGGCTTTAAAGATGCTCCAATTGGCCATCAGATATCCACCGTCTTTTGTGCCATCGGAAAAACCCAACATGATGGTTTGTTTATTGCGACGGCGGCGGAGATGCGCGCGATACACCGGATGCCCGTATAATTCAGTCATAACCTGACCTGCATGGAGCAGATCATCAATGGTTTCAAATAAGGGTATGATGTCAATATTGAGTTTCTCCTTTTCCCAACCTGCTATCTGAAACAATCCCATCACTTCAAAGACATTCAGTGTACTGTTACATTGGCTGATGATATACCGGTTACAACCTGCTTCTCCATTGAATTGTTGTACCGAGCGAATGACCCGCATGGTCTCCAGGGTATCTTTTTCCAACGGATCTTCCAATACCGCCCCTTCAGGTAAAGGACCCTGTTGAAGCAATTTCTCGATCTTTTCTTTTTCCGTTAATTGGACATAGCCATCATCCAGCACCCCTTTTATCCGGGTAAGTCCTTCCAGTATCTGCCCATGTACGCGGCTGTCCTGTCGTACATCCAGGGAGGCAAAGTGCAGGCCAAATACCTTCACTTTATGGATAAGGCTCTCAAGCAAATGGAGGAATAAACCATTGTGTTTATAAATGATGGTTTGTCTCAACTCCTCAAGGGTAAACAGGATATCATCCCGCGTGATATCCGTCCGCTGTCCCGGAATGAAAATATTATTGTACAGGGCTTTTTCCAGTTCGGCCAGCCGATTCTCCACCCCGTCAAAGGTGAGTCGCCGACGGATCCGTCTTACTTCCAGGTAATAGCATTTGATGATCGAACCTCGCAGGGCTTCAGCTACGCGAAGCGTTGTATCGGCTGTGACAAACGGATTACCATCCCTGTCACCTCCGGGCCAGAACCCCATCCGGATCACCGGATTGCCATCCTGTAAAGATTCCGGGAATTCCTTATGCAGGAAATTACTGATCCTCCCTACCGCGGCATAAAATACATTCTCCAGGTACCATATCAGGCTGACCGCTTCGTCAAAAGGAGTGGGTTTCTGTTTTTTGAAAAAAGGTGTTTTCCCCAATTGCTGGAGATACATATTGATCTGGCTCGTATTGTTCTCCGTAAGCGCTTTAGCCAGATCATTGATGATGGCCAATACACTTCCGGGATAGAATTGAGTGGGGTGTGCGGTCAATACCAACCGGATAGAAAAATCCTTTAATTTCTCCACCATCTCGGTCTCCGTCCCATTGTCCTCCATTTCCGCATGCAAATGCTTAAGGGTACCCGCGCCACCCATATCGTTTACCTCACGAAAAGCCGCATCCTCAAGCGCATCAAAGAGTACCACCTGTCTTTCGGCATATTGCACAAATCGAAAAAGCAGATCAAGCTTTTCTTCCTCCGTGGAAAAATGGGTATGCTTTTGAAAGAAATCCTCAATGATCTCTTCCGGACTTTGCCCTTTCTTATATCCCTCCTCACAATTGGAAAGCAACAGGGATAAAAGGATACCCGTCTTCTCAATCCGGTGAAATGGGAGAGAGGTAAACAGGCTATTGTACAGTTGGAACTTGATACCCACCTGGTTTCTGAAATGCTGAAGCGCTGTGGTTGACTGATGATCCATAAATAGATTGAAAGAAATGTAATAGGAAATAGACAGGCAATCGGGGAAGTGAAAATACAAAAAAAGCAGGGGATAGCAGCGGCCACGCCCCTCCACTAACATTCGTTCTTATTAATTTATAAAATTAATCGTCGTATTCCCTTGCCGATTGCGGTGGGGATAGTATCTTCGGCTGACTACAGAATAATGGAAAATAAATGCACATACAGGCTCCCTGTTCCGGTTCCCTCCGGCATTTCCATTATTACATCTACTACCACAACGATCCGCTAAAGCGGATTGTATTTATTCATATCAATTCATGGGCATAGGCTGTTGGTTCCAAAGGGAGACAATCACATTTATTTTATTCAATCAAATTCAATATGCAGGTTTTAAAGTTTGGCGGTACATCGGTTGGTTCGGTGTCAGCCATCAGGCAGATCAGGTCGATTCTGGAAGAAAGGGTAAAGCAGGATCAGTTATGGGTGGTGGTTTCCGCTTTTGGCGGTACAACCGATCTCTTGCTGAAGAGTGGTCAACTCGCCGCTGCTGGAGAAGAGGAGTATAAAGAATTTCTCGGGCAAATGGAGAAAAGACACCTGGAGGCGGTAAAAGAATTATTGCCGCTCCAGGCACAAAGTGGTGTACTGTCACAAGTAAAAACCTTATGCAACGAGATCGAGGACATCTGCAGCGGTATTTTTCTGCTGGGGGAAATGACGGCCAGGAGTTATGATAAATTACTCAGTTATGGCGAATTACTTTCTTCCGTGATCATAGCTGCGGCTTTTAAAGCGCATGGAATGGAATGTGCCTGGAAGGATACCCGGGAACTGATCCTTACCGACTCACGGTTTGGACAGGCAGCAGTAGATATGCACGTGACCAATGAAAAAATTCAGGCATTCCAAAAAGAAACCTCTTCCCGGTTGATTATTTTCCCCGGGTTTATTGCCAGAAATGAACAGGGAGTGACCACTACACTGGGACGTGGCGGATCGGATTATACCGCGGCATTGCTCGCAGCCGCAGCAGGGGCATCCTTACTGGATATTTGGACTGATGTTTCAGGTATGATGACAGCCGACCCCCGATGGGTACCCAATGCCCGTATCATTCCTTCGATCTCCTATCATGAGGCCATGGAACTTTCGCATTTTGGCGCCAAAGTGATCTATCCGCCGACGATTCAACCGGTATTGGCCAAAAAGATCCCGATCCGCATCAAGAATACCTTTTCTCCCAATGACCCGGGTACGATGATCAGTGATGAACCGGAAAAGAATGGAAGTATGATTCGTGGTATATCCAGTATCAATCATATTGCCTTGCTTAGTCTGGAAGGCAGTGGCATGATCGGTGTGCCGGGATTTGCCAAGCGATTGTTTGAGGCGCTTTCCAGTGCGGGTGTCAATGTTATTCTGATCACGCAGGGTTCTTCCGAACATTCGATCTGTGTTGGAGTGGATGCCGCCAATGCCGAATTGGCCCGTACCGCAGTGGATACCGCTTTTGCTGCCGAGATCGCGTTTAAGAAAGTGGACCCTCTGGTGGTGGAAAAGGATTTGTCGATCGTAGCCCTGGTGGGTGAACAAATGAAGAGTCATACCGGGATCAGTGGAAAGATGTTTGGCGTCATGGGACGCAATGGGGTGAATGTACGGGCCATTGCCCAGGGTTCATCAGAAAAGAATATCTCTGCGGTGGTTTCTACTCCGGATGTTCGTAAAGCGATCAACGTTTTGCATGAAGAATTTTTTGAGAAGGTAAACAAACAAGTGAACCTGTTTATTTGTGGGGTGGGGAATGTAGGGAGTAAATTACTCATGCAATTGGACCAGCAGCGGCAATTCCTGTCGGAGCAACTCCGACTACAGGTCAGGATCGTAGGGTTGGCAAACAGCAAACAGTTTGTATTTTCCGATGAAGGCGTGGATCCGGGTAAGTGGAAAGAATCGCTTGAAAAAGGGGAGAAGGGCGGTATTGATGATTTTGTAAAAGCCATCATACAACGTAACCTGCGGAATTCCGTATTTGTAGATGTAACCGCCAGTGATGCAGTAGCAGGCGTTTATCAGCAGTTATTGGAAAAAAGTATTTCCGTTGTGGCCTGCAACAAGATCGCTTGTTCTTCTGTCTATTCCCATTATAGAAAATTGAAGGACCTGGCCCGGGAATTCAATGCTTCCTTTTTATTTGAAACCAATGTTGGAGCGGGTTTGCCCGTGATCGGCACCTTGAACGATCTCCTTCGCAGTGGCGATAAGGTCAACCGCATGGAGGCCGTTTTAAGTGGCACCCTCAATTTTGTATTTAATAATTATAATGCTACCCGACCTTTTGCCGAGGTGGTAAAACAGGCCCAGGAAGAAGGGTACACCGAACCCGATCCACGTCTTGATCTTGGTGGAACCGATGTGATGCGAAAGATCATGATCCTCGCGCGCGAATCCGGACAACCACTGGAAATGGAGCAGATCGCCAACCGGTCATTTATGCCGGCGAGTTGTATGCAGGGCACCGTAGCGGATTTTTATAATGAAATGGCCAAGGAAGAAAATCATTTTAAGAAATTGTACGAAGAAGCCGCAGCCAAAGGGATGAAATTGAAATTTGTAGCTAAATATGAAAATGGCAAGGCCGAAGTCGGGCTGCAGCATATCGATCCTCAACATGACCTTTATCACCTGTATGGAAAAGATAATGTGGTTTTGTTTTATACTGATCGGTACCGCGAACAACCCATGGTGATCAAAGGAGCCGGCGCTGGCGCAGAAGTAACAGCCTCAGGCGTATTTGCGGATGTAATGCGGGCTGCGAGGATGTGAGACATGAGACGTGAGACGTGAGTCGTGAGACGTCCGTCGTCTCACGATTCACGTCTCACCTCTCACGACAAACTAAAACAATGAAAAGTACCATAAAAATACACGCCCCCGCCACCATCGCCAACCTTGTCTGTGGGTTTGACATACTGGGTTTGGCGCTGGAGGAACCTTATGACGAGATCACGATGTCCTTGTCTGAGGAGCCGGGGATCCGAATCAGGCATACAGATGGGTATGGATTGCCCGAAGAAGCATCACGCAATGTTTCCGGGGCTGCCTTGCAGGCTTTGATGGATGAATATCAAAAACCGGTAGGGTTTGATCTGATCGTTCATAAACATATCATGCCCGGTAGTGGTTTGGGTTCGAGTGCTGCCAGCTCAGCAGGTGCAGTAGTGGCGGCGAATAAATTATTAGGTGAACCATTTACCAAACATGACCTTGTGCGTTTCGCCATGCATGGCGAAAAGTTGGCGAGTGGGGTAAAACATGCTGATAACATTACGCCGGCGATCTATGGAGGTGTTACCCTGATCCGGTCCATCTTTCCGTTGGATATCGTTCCTCTTTCTGCGCCACCCATGTATGTGACGGTGGTGCACCCCCAGATAGAAGTGAAGACCTCCGATGCGCGTCAGATCCTGCGAAAAGAAGTGCAATTGAAGAATGCCATTCGACAGTGGGGTAATATCGCGGGACTGGTTACCGGGTTGCTGCAATCGGATTATGCACTTATCGGCCGGTCCCTGGAGGATGTAGTGGTAGAACCCATTCGCAGTATCCTTATTCCGGGTTTTGAAGAGGTTAAAAAAAGAAGCAAGGAAGCAGGGGCTCTGGGGGGAGGTATCTCCGGATCAGGACCATCGCTATTTATGTTGTGCCAGGAAGAGAATACCGCCCATCAGATAGCAGGTGAAATGAAATCAGTGTATCAGCAATTGGGATTGGATCACCGGATATATGTAACACAGATCAATAGGGAAGGTGTCAGCATTGTTAATTAGGGTTTATTTTTAAAGACAAAGCCTCATGCAATTTTATAGTTTAAATAAAAAATCAAATCCCGTTTCTTTTCGTGAAGCCACCATTGCAGGGCAGGCACCGGATAAGGGGTTATATTTTCCGGAACATATTCCAGTTTTTGAAAAGGATTTTTTTACCTCCATTGAAAAGCGGTCGGATATCGAGACTGCCTTTCAGGTGATCCGTCCTTATGCCGGGGATAGTATTCCTGATGCTGAATTATACCGGATCGTGGAAGAGACCCTTTCCTTTCCCATTCCATTGGTGAAACTGAGTGAGGATGTATATACCCTTGAACTTTTTCATGGACCTACATTGGCTTTTAAAGACGTTGGTGCCAGGTTTATGAGTCGTTGTCTTGGCTATTTTTCCAAAGAAAGATCAGAGAAAGTGACCGTCCTCGTGGCTACTTCAGGTGATACTGGAGGAGCGGTAGCAGATGGCTTTTATG from Chitinophagales bacterium carries:
- the thrA gene encoding bifunctional aspartate kinase/homoserine dehydrogenase I; amino-acid sequence: MQVLKFGGTSVGSVSAIRQIRSILEERVKQDQLWVVVSAFGGTTDLLLKSGQLAAAGEEEYKEFLGQMEKRHLEAVKELLPLQAQSGVLSQVKTLCNEIEDICSGIFLLGEMTARSYDKLLSYGELLSSVIIAAAFKAHGMECAWKDTRELILTDSRFGQAAVDMHVTNEKIQAFQKETSSRLIIFPGFIARNEQGVTTTLGRGGSDYTAALLAAAAGASLLDIWTDVSGMMTADPRWVPNARIIPSISYHEAMELSHFGAKVIYPPTIQPVLAKKIPIRIKNTFSPNDPGTMISDEPEKNGSMIRGISSINHIALLSLEGSGMIGVPGFAKRLFEALSSAGVNVILITQGSSEHSICVGVDAANAELARTAVDTAFAAEIAFKKVDPLVVEKDLSIVALVGEQMKSHTGISGKMFGVMGRNGVNVRAIAQGSSEKNISAVVSTPDVRKAINVLHEEFFEKVNKQVNLFICGVGNVGSKLLMQLDQQRQFLSEQLRLQVRIVGLANSKQFVFSDEGVDPGKWKESLEKGEKGGIDDFVKAIIQRNLRNSVFVDVTASDAVAGVYQQLLEKSISVVACNKIACSSVYSHYRKLKDLAREFNASFLFETNVGAGLPVIGTLNDLLRSGDKVNRMEAVLSGTLNFVFNNYNATRPFAEVVKQAQEEGYTEPDPRLDLGGTDVMRKIMILARESGQPLEMEQIANRSFMPASCMQGTVADFYNEMAKEENHFKKLYEEAAAKGMKLKFVAKYENGKAEVGLQHIDPQHDLYHLYGKDNVVLFYTDRYREQPMVIKGAGAGAEVTASGVFADVMRAARM
- a CDS encoding ammonium transporter, whose protein sequence is MSKATAKQIAPFLILALVAIGAIFISPIADFADATKYNGADTAWIIVATALVFLMTPGLAFFYGGMVHRKNVISTMIKSVVAAGVVSIIWVVAGYSLAFGESVNGLIGNPMTHLFFKGVNSGEPWGLAPTIPKTLFSLFQLMFAIITPGLVVGAVAERIRFTSYILFIALFSVLVYAPLAHWSWHPDGILFKMGALDFAGGTVVHISAGCAALAGVLVLKRRQAHIEQREIPPANIPYVLIGTGLLWFGWFGFNAGSALGANALSVSAFATTNTAAAAAGLSWMFFDVLRGKKPSVLGFCIGAVVGLVAITPAAGFVAIPQSIFIGFIAAIVSNIAVHYKQKSKLDDTLDVFPCHGLGGMVGMILTGVFATKTVNAAGNDGLFYGNPSFFFTQLKAMALAVTYSFVVSYAIFKFINFILPLRVTSEEEEEGLDSTQHNEKYVQGTLLVHNNGKVEEKQNEGAH
- a CDS encoding porin, which gives rise to MLRKISLLGSAILLSQALFSQDSTAEKPKPVITGSVDAYYRYNFQNAKDDGDFNNFTSFTNSQNSFELGMASIKIDHSVGKVGGVLDLGFGRRAQEFTYIEGDPDEDANGFFSLAAIKQAYVTYAPSDKVKFTLGKFGTHVGYELLDPQLNRNYSMGYMFSYGPFFHTGLKADFSISDNFSFMLGVANPTDLTTASFEKKFILGQLHGASSSGNLSAYLNFVGGKDNSNVSSSQFDAVVTGKVSDKFSIGYNGTVKSVKYMGTSDSWWGSALYLNVDPCDGFGLTLRGEYFDDKKDVAGFGTSFFATTLSGNVRLGNLTFIPELRLDSAKDPAFTKNDGSSTKSAASFIFAAVYSF
- a CDS encoding glutamate synthase subunit beta translates to MGKPTGFLEFTRSMPGKRAPQERLQDYKEFVAPYSDTALNEQSARCMNCGVPFCHSGCPLGNIIPEFNDAVYRQNWQEAYEILASTNNFPEFTGRICPAPCESACVLGINQPPVAIEEIEKHIIEMAFQKGLVKTRKPHLRSGKKVAVIGSGPAGLAAAAQLNYAGHQVTVYERDDEPGGLLRYGIPDFKLEKWVVERRVKLMEEEGVVFKCRQHVGVNVSINDLLRENHAIVLAGGSTKPRDLPVPGRELKGVYFAMQFLKQQNKRVSGKDPLDGGGIESNIWTDELFATGKNVLVIGGGDTGSDCVGTSNRQGAKLVTQFELLPKPPEGRTSTMPWPTYPMTLKTSSSHEEGCEREWAVATKAFIGDDQGNLKAVRVVDLEWKASEDGRPAGFTEREGSEREIPCELALLAMGFVHPQHDGLLNELEVELDERGNVRALEKNYQTNIPRIFTAGDMRRGQSLVVWAISEGRECARRVDMFLNGGHSVLESKDTSILHTL
- a CDS encoding homoserine kinase; translation: MKSTIKIHAPATIANLVCGFDILGLALEEPYDEITMSLSEEPGIRIRHTDGYGLPEEASRNVSGAALQALMDEYQKPVGFDLIVHKHIMPGSGLGSSAASSAGAVVAANKLLGEPFTKHDLVRFAMHGEKLASGVKHADNITPAIYGGVTLIRSIFPLDIVPLSAPPMYVTVVHPQIEVKTSDARQILRKEVQLKNAIRQWGNIAGLVTGLLQSDYALIGRSLEDVVVEPIRSILIPGFEEVKKRSKEAGALGGGISGSGPSLFMLCQEENTAHQIAGEMKSVYQQLGLDHRIYVTQINREGVSIVN
- a CDS encoding phosphoenolpyruvate carboxylase, which gives rise to MDHQSTTALQHFRNQVGIKFQLYNSLFTSLPFHRIEKTGILLSLLLSNCEEGYKKGQSPEEIIEDFFQKHTHFSTEEEKLDLLFRFVQYAERQVVLFDALEDAAFREVNDMGGAGTLKHLHAEMEDNGTETEMVEKLKDFSIRLVLTAHPTQFYPGSVLAIINDLAKALTENNTSQINMYLQQLGKTPFFKKQKPTPFDEAVSLIWYLENVFYAAVGRISNFLHKEFPESLQDGNPVIRMGFWPGGDRDGNPFVTADTTLRVAEALRGSIIKCYYLEVRRIRRRLTFDGVENRLAELEKALYNNIFIPGQRTDITRDDILFTLEELRQTIIYKHNGLFLHLLESLIHKVKVFGLHFASLDVRQDSRVHGQILEGLTRIKGVLDDGYVQLTEKEKIEKLLQQGPLPEGAVLEDPLEKDTLETMRVIRSVQQFNGEAGCNRYIISQCNSTLNVFEVMGLFQIAGWEKEKLNIDIIPLFETIDDLLHAGQVMTELYGHPVYRAHLRRRRNKQTIMLGFSDGTKDGGYLMANWSIFKAKETLTRISNEFGIDVLFFDGRGGPPARGGGKTHRFYSSMGTDISNKEIQLTIQGQTVSSNFGIIDSAQYNMEKLIHAGVTSEVFTKKEKTFSPDEDGLMQQLSEVSYAAYSDLKGHPYFLDYLAHASPLRFYSETNIGSRPAKRGASSRLELKDLRAIPFVGSWSQLKQNVTGYYGVGSALQEMDKRGHIPALKKLYRDSRFFKTLLDNCEMSMMKCFFPLTSFLRSHPKYGEIWEMIHREYELTRQYLHILSGQEPMSDFPVDKLSIQMRERIMLPLLTIQQFAITKVRKMEESLVDAPIKHTLGKLVMRCSFGIINAGRNSA